One region of Catenuloplanes indicus genomic DNA includes:
- a CDS encoding TetR/AcrR family transcriptional regulator has translation MTADAPRTTRRYDPERRDRIIDAALDVIAESGVAGASHRRVAAAAGVPLGSMTYHFTGMDELLHAAFDRFTSGFSDVFERRMATATDLDSARAAVAGLITRDLFTSRRELVLTHELYTLAAREPAYRTLTNRWMRRSRAALERHFDPVTARLVDALIEGLTIHRALDTEPADAADVVDAIARITRA, from the coding sequence ATGACCGCGGATGCGCCGAGGACCACGCGACGGTACGACCCGGAGCGCCGGGACCGGATCATCGACGCGGCCCTCGACGTGATCGCGGAGTCGGGCGTGGCCGGCGCGTCACACCGCCGGGTCGCGGCTGCGGCCGGGGTGCCGCTGGGCTCGATGACCTACCACTTCACCGGCATGGACGAGCTGCTGCACGCCGCGTTCGACCGGTTCACCAGCGGGTTCAGCGACGTGTTCGAGCGCCGGATGGCGACCGCGACCGACCTGGACTCGGCGCGCGCGGCGGTCGCCGGCCTGATCACCCGCGACCTGTTCACCAGCCGCCGGGAACTGGTGCTCACGCACGAGCTGTACACGCTCGCCGCGCGCGAACCGGCGTACCGGACGCTGACCAACCGGTGGATGCGGCGCAGCCGGGCGGCGCTGGAACGGCACTTCGACCCGGTCACCGCCCGGCTGGTGGACGCGCTCATCGAGGGCCTGACGATCCACCGCGCGCTGGACACCGAACCGGCCGACGCGGCCGACGTGGTGGACGCGATCGCCCGGATCACCCGCGCCTGA
- a CDS encoding MFS transporter: MPARPTLLLLALGAFAVGTDNLVVNGVLASIAVSMDVPEAAAGQLVTVFALVYAVGAPVLAVITADLSRRVLLTASMAAFVAGNALAALAPTFGTLMAGRVLSALAAACYMGPAMAAAAALVPASHRGRALALVGGGLTVATALGVPLGTLLGHLGGWRLTFTAVAVIAAIAAAGIGTRLPPVPNPPTAGLAARVRVAGRSPVLLGLAANTATVAGTFALFTYIGPLSLRETPIGAAFTVVLLAWGLAAVAGNHLGGRWTDTFGADRTLTTGMLGVALVLAAISLLTVVIPPDRAVGVPLLLLAVAALGVTSWALPAAQLHRMVGLAPESAAVMSSLNSSATYLGLALGGALGGLTLAVASPSALGWIGALLQLPAIALVAASRHRRNATARPDHAGAH, from the coding sequence ATGCCGGCCAGACCCACGCTCCTGCTCCTCGCACTCGGCGCGTTCGCCGTGGGCACCGACAACCTGGTGGTCAACGGTGTGCTGGCATCGATCGCGGTCTCGATGGACGTGCCGGAGGCCGCGGCCGGACAACTCGTCACCGTCTTCGCCCTGGTCTACGCGGTCGGTGCGCCCGTACTGGCCGTGATCACCGCCGATCTCTCCCGGCGGGTGCTGCTGACCGCCTCGATGGCCGCCTTCGTGGCCGGCAACGCGCTCGCGGCGCTCGCACCCACCTTCGGCACGCTCATGGCCGGCCGGGTCCTCTCCGCGCTGGCGGCCGCCTGCTACATGGGCCCGGCCATGGCCGCCGCGGCGGCGCTCGTCCCGGCCAGTCACCGGGGACGAGCGCTGGCGCTGGTCGGCGGCGGGCTCACGGTCGCCACCGCGCTCGGTGTCCCGCTCGGCACACTCCTCGGTCACCTCGGTGGCTGGCGGCTCACCTTCACCGCGGTGGCGGTCATCGCGGCGATCGCGGCGGCCGGCATCGGCACGCGGCTGCCACCGGTGCCGAACCCGCCGACCGCCGGCCTCGCCGCGCGGGTCCGCGTGGCCGGGCGCAGCCCCGTGCTGCTCGGCCTGGCCGCCAACACGGCGACCGTGGCGGGTACGTTCGCGCTGTTCACCTACATCGGGCCGCTGAGCCTGCGGGAGACGCCGATCGGTGCCGCGTTCACCGTGGTCCTGCTGGCCTGGGGGCTGGCCGCGGTGGCCGGGAACCATCTCGGTGGCCGGTGGACGGACACGTTCGGCGCCGACCGGACCCTGACGACCGGCATGCTCGGCGTCGCCCTGGTGCTCGCCGCCATCAGTCTGCTGACCGTCGTCATTCCCCCGGACCGGGCGGTGGGCGTGCCGTTGCTGCTGCTCGCCGTAGCCGCACTGGGCGTGACGTCGTGGGCGCTTCCGGCAGCCCAACTGCACCGCATGGTCGGGCTCGCGCCGGAGTCCGCCGCCGTGATGTCCTCACTGAACAGCTCCGCCACCTACCTCGGGCTGGCGCTCGGCGGCGCACTGGGCGGTCTCACGCTCGCCGTCGCGTCCCCGTCCGCGCTGGGCTGGATCGGAGCTCTGCTGCAACTGCCGGCGATCGCACTGGTCGCCGCCTCCCGCCACCGGCGGAACGCCACCGCCCGGCCAGACCACGCCGGCGCACACTGA
- a CDS encoding thioesterase II family protein, with protein sequence MTGTSRWLSRHRDAQPAAVTLYCFPHSGATTAEYLQWTPSLPGLSVHGVNLPGRGARFDEAPLTTMPTLVRALADEVRFEAPCVFFGHSLGAFVAYETARELRRRGRELPGVLVLSAAPAPHVPRTAPRLSDQPDARLLAEIGARYGGLPPGLAADPDLLQLVLPPLRADLAILEDYAPGDTPPIDVPFVAVGGDRDGIGRDDLRGWARHTSAGCRTVLLPGGHFYFRDDPTGLLDLLRQTVPTAAGTLR encoded by the coding sequence GTGACCGGCACCTCTCGCTGGCTGAGCCGCCACCGGGACGCTCAGCCGGCCGCGGTGACGCTGTACTGCTTCCCGCACAGCGGCGCGACCACCGCCGAGTACCTGCAGTGGACGCCGTCCCTGCCCGGGCTGTCGGTCCACGGCGTTAACCTCCCGGGCCGTGGCGCACGGTTCGACGAGGCACCGCTCACCACCATGCCCACGCTGGTGCGGGCGCTGGCCGACGAGGTGCGCTTCGAGGCACCCTGCGTGTTCTTCGGCCACAGCCTCGGTGCGTTCGTCGCCTACGAGACGGCCCGCGAACTGCGTCGGCGAGGGCGGGAACTGCCGGGCGTACTGGTGCTCTCGGCCGCCCCCGCCCCGCACGTGCCCCGGACGGCGCCACGTCTGAGCGACCAGCCCGACGCACGCCTGCTCGCCGAGATCGGCGCGCGGTACGGCGGTCTTCCGCCCGGCCTGGCCGCAGACCCCGACCTGCTGCAGCTGGTGCTCCCACCGCTGCGCGCCGACCTCGCGATACTGGAGGACTACGCGCCGGGCGACACCCCACCGATCGACGTGCCGTTCGTGGCGGTCGGCGGGGACCGCGACGGAATCGGCCGGGACGACCTGCGGGGCTGGGCCCGGCACACCAGCGCCGGCTGCCGCACCGTGTTGCTGCCCGGCGGGCACTTCTACTTCCGGGACGACCCCACCGGGCTGCTGGACCTCCTGCGGCAGACCGTGCCCACCGCGGCCGGGACCCTACGGTGA
- a CDS encoding MarR family winged helix-turn-helix transcriptional regulator — MDRADALRRLEGELGVLSRRLKCVHDAQARVVHPGLQPNAYLVLIWIGEHGPARPSAIVEEFALDKGAVSRLLTHLDDLGLITRVPDPSDRRATLISATGEAVTRMATATESVRRHRGDRLSDWPDDQLSAFVTALAHYNRTLGQPT; from the coding sequence GTGGACCGGGCCGACGCGCTGCGCCGCCTCGAGGGCGAACTGGGCGTGCTGTCGCGCCGGCTCAAGTGCGTCCACGACGCCCAGGCCCGGGTGGTCCACCCGGGCCTGCAGCCCAACGCGTACCTCGTCCTGATCTGGATCGGCGAGCACGGCCCCGCCCGCCCCAGCGCGATCGTCGAGGAGTTCGCGCTCGACAAGGGTGCGGTCAGCCGCCTGCTCACCCACCTCGACGACCTCGGCCTGATCACCCGCGTCCCGGACCCGTCCGACCGCCGCGCCACGCTCATCTCCGCCACCGGCGAGGCCGTCACCCGGATGGCCACCGCCACCGAATCCGTCCGCCGCCACCGCGGCGACCGCCTCAGCGACTGGCCCGACGACCAGCTCTCCGCCTTCGTGACCGCCCTGGCCCACTACAACCGCACCCTCGGCCAGCCCACCTGA
- a CDS encoding alpha/beta fold hydrolase has translation MVVRRLACLVLVVATLSACTSWGTVTEAAGEQQRAECRGSAGPPVVLVHGIGDRASSASWDAVLDRLPEDRRVCRYDRPGAGDSPEPRVRDRDGDDLAAELDAVVTEAGTPVILAGHSFGSYPVLIYTAANRDRVAGLVLVDGVEPGFGLLPALGADSWADVPMAEERLALEQVQAQASDAAGQPGVFTDLPLVVLRRGEKATDAWIAAQERLAALSTRGTLRVAEGSGHEIPSEAPAAVVDAISAAA, from the coding sequence GTGGTGGTTCGTCGTCTGGCGTGCCTGGTACTGGTCGTCGCGACGCTGAGCGCCTGCACGTCCTGGGGCACGGTGACCGAGGCCGCGGGCGAACAGCAGCGGGCCGAGTGCCGTGGCAGCGCCGGCCCGCCGGTGGTGCTGGTGCACGGCATCGGCGACCGGGCGAGTTCCGCGTCCTGGGACGCGGTGCTGGACCGGCTGCCCGAGGACCGGCGGGTGTGCCGCTACGACCGCCCCGGTGCCGGCGACAGCCCGGAACCGCGGGTGCGGGACCGGGACGGCGACGACCTGGCGGCCGAGCTGGACGCGGTGGTCACCGAGGCCGGCACGCCGGTGATCCTGGCCGGGCACTCGTTCGGCAGCTACCCCGTGCTCATCTACACGGCGGCGAACCGGGACCGGGTGGCCGGCCTGGTGCTGGTCGACGGCGTCGAGCCGGGCTTCGGGCTGCTGCCCGCACTCGGCGCGGACTCGTGGGCGGACGTGCCGATGGCCGAGGAGCGGCTGGCGCTGGAACAGGTGCAGGCCCAGGCGAGTGACGCGGCCGGGCAGCCCGGGGTGTTCACCGATCTGCCGCTGGTGGTGCTGCGCCGGGGCGAGAAGGCCACGGACGCCTGGATCGCGGCGCAGGAGCGGCTGGCCGCGCTCTCCACCCGGGGGACGCTGCGGGTGGCGGAGGGCAGCGGCCACGAGATCCCGTCCGAGGCGCCGGCCGCGGTCGTCGACGCGATCAGCGCCGCGGCCTGA
- a CDS encoding type I polyketide synthase, with the protein MTAPEYPEDNAFIAVIGMAGRFPGAADVDAFWHALRRGDESVRPVPAGAPVAGFTPAHGVLDGADEFDADHFGYAPNEAMIIDPQQRLFLECAHEALERAGYGAPPGRGRVGVFAGGSTTDYRAVLQSRLADLPFVDEWQLRLATAPDFLATRAAYKLGLHGPAVAVQTACSTSLVAVHLAMQALLAGECDTALAGGAAVHVPHPRIAYTEGGILSPDGHCRAFDADARGTVGGSAVAVVLLKPLSDALRDGDHVHAVLRGSAINNDGAGKVGFTAPSVAGQARVVRAAHLVADVDPDSITYVEAHGTGTPLGDPVEIAALTEAFRRGTQRRGYCAIGSVKTNIGHTDAAAGVTGLIKTVLAAEHGYLPPSLHFRAPNPEIDFAGSPFVVNAAGRPWEPDGIPRRAGVNALGVGGTNAHVIVEQPPARPPAPAVRAWHLLPLSARTPSALAATGDRLAGALTAGRHELSDVAWTLQTGRAAHPRRTYVVARDAVEAAAALRGLPAGPDPESGVTTGGAVATGTAPEVVFLFPGQGSQHVHMGRGLYEQEPVFRRHLDECARAAEPVLGFDLRAVLYPPAGDEVAEKRARDLLGGIETGQPAVFAVEYALLRLLTDWGVTPTAVAGHSLGAFAAACAAGVLSGADAARLVATRGMLLGTLPAGTMLAVRQPEAEVAASLPPGLTVAAVNGPGQCTVSGPAALTVAFAGELARRGVEARVLPIATAGHSPLVEPILDTFRQAVESVTLREPAVPLLSDTSGDWAGPSEVASAGYWARHLRAPVRFDRVLSRLGETPDRILLEIGPGRTLSTLARQHPGCRARAVRTLPHPAERTPEQAVVLAAVGELWSAGVGVRWPRMHEGRPARRVVLPTYPFERRRYLVSPAGPPAVAADAGPPLLNGDAAPSAPEPQEPTPGDRPADPVEAQVRTAFRQALGVAQLTGADDFFELGGDSITATKLAAWARGTFGVPVSAVHVLRTRTAASLAAHIRAGLSGVTT; encoded by the coding sequence ATGACCGCGCCGGAGTACCCGGAGGACAACGCGTTCATCGCCGTGATCGGCATGGCCGGCCGGTTCCCCGGCGCCGCCGATGTGGACGCGTTCTGGCACGCCCTCCGCCGGGGTGACGAGTCGGTGCGCCCGGTGCCCGCCGGTGCCCCGGTCGCCGGATTCACCCCGGCGCACGGGGTGCTCGACGGCGCCGACGAGTTCGACGCCGACCACTTCGGATACGCCCCGAACGAAGCCATGATCATCGACCCGCAGCAGCGGCTCTTCCTGGAGTGCGCGCACGAGGCGCTGGAACGCGCCGGCTACGGCGCGCCACCGGGACGCGGCCGGGTCGGTGTCTTCGCCGGCGGCTCCACCACCGACTACCGCGCGGTCCTGCAGTCCCGGCTGGCCGATCTGCCGTTCGTCGACGAGTGGCAGCTGCGTCTGGCGACGGCGCCGGACTTCCTGGCCACCCGTGCCGCGTACAAGCTGGGTCTGCACGGCCCGGCGGTGGCCGTGCAGACCGCCTGCTCCACGTCGCTGGTCGCGGTGCACCTGGCGATGCAGGCGCTGCTGGCCGGCGAGTGCGACACGGCCCTCGCCGGCGGCGCGGCCGTGCACGTGCCGCACCCGAGAATCGCCTACACCGAGGGCGGCATCCTCTCGCCGGACGGCCACTGCCGGGCCTTCGACGCGGACGCCCGCGGCACGGTCGGCGGCAGCGCGGTCGCGGTGGTGCTGCTCAAACCGCTGTCCGACGCGCTGCGCGACGGTGACCACGTGCACGCGGTGCTGCGCGGCTCGGCCATCAACAACGACGGTGCCGGCAAGGTGGGTTTCACCGCACCGAGCGTCGCCGGGCAGGCCCGCGTGGTGCGGGCGGCGCACCTGGTCGCCGACGTCGACCCGGACAGCATCACCTACGTCGAGGCACACGGCACCGGTACGCCCCTGGGTGACCCCGTCGAGATCGCCGCACTGACCGAGGCCTTCCGGCGTGGCACCCAGCGACGCGGGTACTGCGCCATCGGCTCGGTCAAGACCAACATCGGTCACACCGACGCGGCCGCCGGTGTCACCGGGCTGATCAAGACGGTTCTCGCCGCCGAACACGGCTATCTGCCGCCCAGCCTGCACTTCCGGGCACCGAACCCGGAGATCGACTTCGCCGGTTCGCCGTTCGTCGTCAACGCCGCCGGCCGTCCGTGGGAGCCCGACGGCATCCCACGCCGGGCCGGCGTCAACGCGCTGGGCGTCGGCGGCACCAACGCCCACGTCATCGTCGAGCAACCTCCGGCACGTCCACCGGCCCCGGCCGTGCGCGCCTGGCACCTGCTGCCGCTGTCCGCGCGCACCCCCTCGGCGCTGGCCGCGACGGGTGACCGCCTCGCCGGCGCGCTCACGGCCGGCCGGCACGAACTCAGCGACGTGGCGTGGACCCTGCAGACCGGGCGGGCCGCGCATCCACGACGTACGTACGTGGTCGCCCGCGACGCGGTCGAAGCGGCCGCGGCGCTGCGTGGACTGCCGGCGGGTCCCGACCCGGAATCCGGCGTCACCACCGGCGGCGCGGTCGCCACCGGCACGGCACCCGAGGTCGTCTTCCTCTTCCCCGGCCAGGGCAGCCAGCACGTCCACATGGGACGCGGCCTCTACGAACAGGAGCCGGTGTTCCGGCGCCACCTCGACGAGTGTGCGCGGGCCGCCGAGCCGGTCCTCGGCTTCGACCTGCGTGCGGTGCTCTATCCGCCGGCCGGCGACGAAGTGGCCGAGAAGCGGGCACGGGACCTGCTCGGCGGCATCGAGACCGGGCAGCCGGCCGTGTTCGCCGTCGAGTACGCACTTCTGCGGCTGCTCACCGACTGGGGCGTGACGCCGACCGCGGTCGCCGGGCACAGCCTCGGCGCGTTCGCCGCCGCCTGCGCGGCCGGCGTCCTCTCCGGCGCGGACGCGGCCCGGCTGGTCGCCACCCGCGGAATGCTGCTCGGCACCCTGCCCGCCGGGACGATGCTGGCCGTCCGGCAGCCCGAGGCCGAGGTCGCGGCGTCGCTGCCGCCGGGGCTGACCGTGGCGGCGGTCAACGGGCCCGGTCAGTGCACCGTCTCCGGACCCGCCGCGCTCACCGTCGCCTTCGCCGGCGAACTGGCCCGGCGGGGGGTGGAGGCGCGGGTACTGCCGATCGCCACGGCCGGTCACTCCCCGCTGGTGGAACCGATCCTGGACACGTTCCGGCAGGCCGTCGAGTCCGTCACGCTGCGGGAACCGGCCGTGCCGCTGCTGTCGGACACCAGCGGTGACTGGGCCGGCCCGTCGGAGGTGGCGAGCGCCGGATACTGGGCCAGGCATCTGCGGGCCCCGGTGCGCTTCGACCGGGTACTGTCGCGGCTCGGCGAGACACCGGACCGGATCCTCCTCGAGATCGGGCCCGGCCGGACGCTGAGCACCCTGGCCCGTCAGCACCCCGGCTGCCGAGCGCGCGCGGTGCGGACCCTGCCGCACCCGGCCGAGCGGACCCCGGAACAGGCCGTCGTGCTCGCGGCGGTCGGCGAGCTGTGGTCCGCCGGAGTCGGTGTCCGCTGGCCCCGGATGCACGAGGGCCGGCCGGCACGCCGGGTGGTGCTGCCGACGTACCCGTTCGAACGGCGTCGCTACCTGGTGTCGCCGGCCGGTCCGCCGGCCGTCGCGGCGGACGCCGGTCCGCCACTGCTCAACGGCGACGCCGCACCGTCCGCACCCGAGCCGCAGGAGCCCACGCCGGGCGACCGACCGGCCGATCCGGTCGAGGCGCAGGTGCGCACCGCGTTCCGGCAGGCACTCGGCGTCGCCCAGCTGACCGGCGCGGACGACTTCTTCGAGCTGGGCGGCGACTCGATCACCGCCACGAAACTGGCCGCATGGGCCCGCGGCACGTTCGGCGTGCCGGTCAGCGCCGTACACGTGCTCCGCACCCGCACCGCCGCGTCACTCGCGGCCCACATCCGCGCCGGACTGTCCGGCGTCACGACCTAG
- a CDS encoding MDR family MFS transporter yields the protein MSDAPPAPMTHRQILEALSGLLLAMFVAMISSTVVTNALPRIVTDLEGSQTGYTWVVVATLLAMTATTPVWGKLADLFSKKLLVQLALLIYLAGSLVAALAPDMQTLIGARVLQGLGVGGLTALVQIVIASMVSPRDLGRYSGYMGAVFAAATVTGPLIGGVVADSPLGWRGCFFIGLPFGIVAFILLQKTLHLPVVRREVHIDYLGATLIMAGVSLLLIWVSLAGDQYAWVSVTSALLLGGGLLVLAAATFVEARVAREPVVPLRLFKDRTISLATLASVFVGVSMFASTVYLSQYFQLARGMSPTEAGLMSIAMVGGLLVSSIVSGRMISATGRWKTWLIVSMVLVLAGCILLGTIDERTNLVLVGVYMAVLGTGLGAAMQNLVLPVQNVAAPADLGAASSVVAFFRSLGGTIGVSALGALLTPHVADKVTDGLTALGVPATGGQSSGIPDLTALPAPVRAVFEHAFGASIAELFLVSAPLAALGLICVLFIKEVPLRTAVHAIDDVPGDVRVAG from the coding sequence GTGTCCGACGCACCACCCGCCCCCATGACGCACCGGCAGATACTCGAGGCCCTCTCCGGGCTGCTGCTGGCCATGTTCGTCGCGATGATCTCCAGCACGGTGGTGACGAACGCGCTGCCGCGGATCGTCACCGACCTCGAGGGCAGCCAGACCGGGTACACCTGGGTGGTCGTCGCGACCCTGCTCGCGATGACCGCGACCACACCGGTCTGGGGCAAACTCGCCGACCTGTTCAGCAAGAAACTGCTGGTCCAGCTCGCGCTGCTGATCTACCTGGCCGGCTCGCTGGTCGCCGCGCTCGCGCCGGACATGCAGACGCTGATCGGCGCACGCGTGCTGCAGGGCCTCGGCGTCGGCGGCCTGACCGCGCTGGTCCAGATCGTCATCGCGAGCATGGTCAGCCCGCGCGACCTCGGCCGCTACTCCGGCTACATGGGCGCGGTCTTCGCCGCGGCCACGGTCACCGGCCCGCTGATCGGCGGCGTGGTCGCGGACAGCCCGCTCGGCTGGCGCGGCTGTTTCTTCATCGGCCTGCCGTTCGGTATCGTCGCGTTCATCCTGCTGCAGAAGACACTGCACCTGCCGGTGGTCCGGCGTGAGGTGCACATCGACTACCTCGGCGCGACCCTGATCATGGCGGGTGTGTCGCTGCTGCTGATCTGGGTCTCGCTGGCCGGCGACCAGTACGCCTGGGTCTCCGTCACCAGCGCCCTGCTGCTCGGCGGCGGACTGCTGGTCCTCGCCGCCGCGACGTTCGTCGAGGCCCGGGTCGCGCGCGAACCGGTCGTACCGTTGCGGCTCTTCAAGGACCGCACGATCTCCCTCGCGACGCTCGCGTCCGTCTTCGTCGGCGTCTCGATGTTCGCCTCCACCGTCTACCTCAGCCAGTACTTCCAGCTCGCCCGCGGCATGTCGCCGACCGAGGCCGGCCTGATGTCGATCGCGATGGTCGGCGGCCTGCTCGTCTCCAGCATCGTCAGCGGCCGCATGATCAGCGCCACCGGCCGGTGGAAGACCTGGCTGATCGTCAGCATGGTGCTGGTGCTGGCCGGCTGCATCCTGCTCGGCACGATCGACGAGCGCACCAACCTGGTCCTGGTCGGCGTGTACATGGCCGTGCTCGGCACCGGCCTCGGCGCCGCCATGCAGAACCTCGTCCTGCCGGTGCAGAACGTCGCCGCCCCCGCCGACCTCGGCGCGGCCAGCTCCGTCGTCGCGTTCTTCCGCTCGCTCGGCGGCACGATCGGCGTCTCCGCGCTCGGCGCGCTGCTCACCCCGCACGTGGCGGACAAGGTCACCGACGGCCTGACCGCGCTCGGCGTTCCGGCCACCGGCGGGCAGAGCTCCGGCATCCCCGACCTGACCGCGCTGCCCGCGCCGGTCCGCGCGGTCTTCGAGCACGCGTTCGGCGCGTCGATCGCCGAACTGTTCCTGGTCTCCGCGCCGCTCGCCGCGCTCGGCCTGATCTGTGTGCTGTTCATCAAGGAGGTCCCGCTGCGGACCGCCGTGCACGCGATCGACGACGTCCCCGGCGACGTCAGGGTGGCGGGCTGA
- a CDS encoding MbtH family protein, with translation MFEDDGDREYVVVRNTEEQYSIWPVRQALPPGWQRAGRTGPKADCLSEIAELWTDLRPRSARAAQERR, from the coding sequence ATGTTCGAGGACGACGGGGACCGCGAGTACGTCGTGGTCCGCAACACCGAGGAGCAGTACTCGATCTGGCCGGTGCGGCAGGCACTGCCACCGGGATGGCAGCGCGCCGGGCGCACCGGCCCGAAGGCCGACTGCCTGTCCGAGATCGCCGAGCTCTGGACCGACCTGCGCCCCCGCAGCGCCCGTGCGGCGCAGGAGCGACGGTGA
- a CDS encoding acyl-CoA dehydrogenase family protein yields the protein MSGLLTGIRRGTLDWDLLRPFPAPDPAELAAADDAATDLTVLLDGLLDPDDADLTRTLPPQLVPSLAAKGFLRLTLPELDGGLGLGPFGMFRTLAAASGRSAAVGLLLAVHNALSLPAYLPVLPPGPLRDLVLARLADGTVFGVADTEPAGAANTARNTVAVPTADGRGYLLTGEKTFIGNGRIAGLLAVTATVLDTGPERVDLFVVDTAAEGFSVAAAHDFLGLAGAPSAALRLDGVFVPAHRVLVTTDGGWRSSPAVTGINALARMCITVAPAAAIARSCVGWTRDFLGRRAIDGRPLAGYEAVRRRAAASAAELFALDSVVRWCLLGPGDRTPEMVSAKNIGTVLAWRVAERTMSLFGAEGYETATSKARRGVPPVPLERALRDVRGLRIAGGVDFSVDLRSARGAILPPYRSGELPPPGRPAAAAHPPGSALAPAARYLDRQAHEFAVRCARLTRDSTASELVERQDTLITLSRLADELFTMAVVLGRAGGPAETALAETYCAHARNRTAALCRVLDTPADDAHDRLGRAWLAGDLDHLLM from the coding sequence GTGAGCGGCCTGCTGACCGGGATCCGCCGCGGGACGCTCGACTGGGACCTGCTGCGACCGTTCCCCGCACCGGACCCGGCCGAGCTGGCCGCGGCCGACGACGCCGCCACCGATCTGACGGTCCTGCTGGACGGGTTGCTGGACCCGGACGACGCCGACCTGACCCGGACCCTGCCACCGCAACTCGTGCCGAGCCTCGCCGCCAAGGGTTTCCTGCGGCTGACCCTGCCCGAATTGGACGGCGGCCTCGGCCTGGGCCCGTTCGGCATGTTCCGCACGCTCGCGGCCGCGTCCGGCAGGTCCGCGGCCGTCGGGCTGCTGCTCGCCGTGCACAATGCCCTGAGTCTTCCCGCATACCTGCCGGTGCTGCCGCCGGGCCCGCTGCGGGATCTCGTCCTGGCCCGGCTGGCGGACGGTACCGTCTTCGGAGTCGCCGACACCGAGCCGGCCGGGGCCGCCAACACGGCCAGGAACACGGTGGCGGTGCCGACCGCGGACGGCCGCGGCTACCTGTTGACCGGGGAGAAGACCTTCATCGGCAACGGGCGCATCGCGGGGCTGCTCGCCGTCACCGCGACGGTCCTCGACACCGGACCCGAACGCGTCGATCTGTTCGTGGTGGACACCGCGGCCGAGGGTTTCTCGGTCGCGGCCGCACACGATTTCCTCGGCCTCGCCGGGGCGCCGAGCGCGGCGCTGCGTCTCGACGGCGTGTTCGTGCCGGCCCACCGGGTGCTGGTGACCACCGACGGGGGATGGCGATCGTCGCCCGCCGTCACCGGCATCAACGCCCTCGCCCGGATGTGCATCACGGTGGCACCCGCGGCCGCGATCGCCCGGTCATGCGTCGGCTGGACCAGGGACTTCCTCGGCCGCCGCGCGATCGACGGGCGTCCGCTGGCCGGCTACGAGGCGGTCCGCCGCCGCGCGGCCGCCTCCGCCGCCGAACTGTTCGCGCTGGACAGCGTCGTGCGGTGGTGCCTGCTCGGGCCCGGTGACCGCACGCCCGAAATGGTCTCCGCCAAGAACATCGGCACGGTCCTCGCCTGGCGGGTGGCGGAACGGACCATGTCGCTGTTCGGCGCGGAAGGCTACGAGACCGCCACCAGCAAGGCACGCCGCGGGGTTCCTCCGGTCCCGCTGGAACGGGCGCTGCGCGACGTCCGCGGCCTCCGCATCGCCGGAGGCGTCGACTTCTCCGTCGACCTGCGGTCCGCCCGGGGCGCCATCCTCCCGCCGTACCGATCCGGTGAACTGCCGCCGCCGGGACGGCCCGCTGCCGCGGCGCACCCGCCCGGTTCCGCGCTCGCGCCGGCCGCGCGCTACCTCGACCGGCAGGCGCACGAGTTCGCCGTCCGGTGCGCGCGGCTCACCCGGGACAGCACCGCCTCCGAACTCGTCGAACGGCAGGACACCCTCATCACGCTCAGCCGGCTGGCCGACGAACTGTTCACCATGGCGGTCGTCCTCGGCCGGGCCGGCGGACCGGCCGAGACCGCGCTCGCGGAGACCTACTGCGCGCACGCCCGCAACCGGACAGCTGCCCTGTGCCGTGTCCTGGACACCCCCGCCGACGACGCCCACGACCGACTGGGCCGCGCATGGCTCGCCGGCGACCTCGACCATCTGCTGATGTGA